DNA sequence from the Streptomyces sp. NBC_01264 genome:
CCAGCAGGCCGGCCTGGAGCCGGGCGACTTCATCTGGACCGGCGGTGACTGCCACATCTACGACAACCACGTCGAGCAGGTCACCGAGCAGATCTCCCGCACCCCCTTCGAATTCCCCGAGCTGGAGCTGCACCGGGCCGACTCCCTCTTCGACTACGCCTTCGGCGACGTCAAGGTGGCCGGCTACCAGCACCACCCGGCCATCAAGGCCCCGGTCGCGGTATGAACGCGGACCTGACCGCCGACCTGACCGGGGATCCGACTGGGGGGCTGACCGGGGACATGAGCGTCGGGCTGATCTGGGCGCAGAGCCTCGACGGCGTGATCGGCGCGGACAACGGGATTCCCTGGCGGCTGCCCGAGGACATGGCCCACTTCAAGGCCACCACCCTCGGCCATCCGGTGGTGATGGGCCGCAAGACCTGGGATTCGCTGCCGGCGCGGTTCCGTCCCCTGGCCGGGCGGCGCAACATCGTGGTGACGCGCGATCCCGACTGGGCCGCGGAGGGCGCGGAGCGCGCCGGATCCATCGACGAGGCCCTGGAGCTGGCCGCGGCACGGCCCGAGGCGACGGCCCGCACCGCCTCCTGCTGGGTGATCGGCGGCGGCGAGGTCTATCGTGCCGCGCTGGCCCACGCCGTCAGGCTCTCGGTGACCGAGGTCGACACGCAGGTGATCGGCGACACCCACGCCCCGGAACTGGACCCGGCGTGGACGGTCGCCGAGGACGGCGGCTGGCAGTCCTCGGTGACCGGTCTGCGCTACCGCATCCGCACCTACGCCCGGTAGGGGCCGCCGCCTAGTCGGTGGCGACCGCGCGCAGGATGTCCAGACGCGCCGCGCCGGGCGCCAGCCCGCGAGCACGCCCGCCGCCACGCCCACCAGGGCCACGAGGGCGAGCCGCAGCGGCGGGACGGCGAAGGTGAACGCGCTGTCGCCCGCCGCGTCCGAGGCCTTCACCAGGACCCATCCGAGGACGCCGCCCAGCGCCAGACCGCCGGCCGTGCCGAAGGCGGCGACCAGGACCGACTCCCAGCGGACCATGGCCCGCAGCTGTCCCCGGGTCTGGCCGACCGCCCGGAGCAGCCCCAGTTCGCGGGTGCGCTCGTGGACGGCGAGGGTCAGCGTGTTGGCGATGCCCAGCAGGGCGATCAGTACGGCGAGGGCGAGCAGCGCGTAGACGAGGGTCAGCATCATGTCGGTGCCGCCCGCCGACGACCGCGCGTACGCCGCGCGCGTCTGCACCTCGGGGCCGCCGTAGGCCGCGGCCGCCCTTTCGACCGCCGCCTTACCGGCCGCGGCCGACGCCCCGTCCTTGAAGGCTGGGCGGCCCACCCCGTACCGACCTGGGCGAAGACGGCCACGACCAGCGAGGAGCGCCAGGCCGGGCCCCGCCCGGTCCGCTCCACCCACCGCTGCCAGGGAGGAACCCCGGGCCGCTCGCGCTGCTCTGCCATACCGCCCACGCTAGGCCGTATCCGCCCCGACCCGCGTCACTCCGGCGTAGCGTTTCCGACGTACTCCCCAGGTAGTACGCGGGGTAGTACCCGGCGGCACACAGGTCCGGACGGCCATGGCTCGAGGAACTCCGCCGCCACCGCGCCGCGACAGAGACGGCGGAGACGGCGGAGACGGCCTAGTCCTCCGGCGGGCGCATGCGGAAGTTGTACGGGGCCGGCAGGGGGCAGTCCGTGAGGGTGGACCAGACGTCCGAGAGGGTCTCCTCGCCCTCGCGGAGGTCGGGGAGTTCGAAGCCCTCCTCGAAGACGCGCCGGGCCGCGCGGACATGGCCCTCCGCCGCGAGCAGCCGGGCCGCCGACAGTCGGAAGCGGCCCTCCTCGCGCAGGGCGGGGCGCAGCCCGTCCCATACCGAGCGGGCCTGGGGCAGCAGCCCCGCCGCCAGCAGGGACGCCAGTGCCTCCCGGCCCAGCGCCGATTCGGCGGCCAGCCAGCTCGCACCGCCCCGGCTCTCCTGGGCCAGGTCCTCGAAGGCCTCGGCGTACCAGCGGGCCGCCCGGGCGGGGTCCCCGGCCAGGTCGTCCGCCACCGCCAGGCACCTCAGCAGGGGCCACCGCGAGGGGGCCAGCGGCAGCCCGCGCTCCCAGCTGCGTACCGCCTGGGCGATGTCCCCCGCGTGCCACTGGGCGACCCCGAGGTGGTACTCGGTCAGGGGGTCCGCCGGGGCCGTCTCCAGCATGTCCCGCCAGTGCGGGGCGACCAGGCTCGGGCCGGGCGGGGTCACCCGGCGCGGAGCGGGGAAGACGCCGGTGCGCCACAACTCCAGCCAGGGGGCCTGGTCCTCCTCGAGGGTGTCCTCGGGGAAGGGGGTGCCGGGCAGTTTGTGGCCCCCGCACAGGACCTCCAGCGCGCCCCAGCCCGAGCCGGCGGCCAGCCGCTCTCCCGGTTCGGTGTCGGCGCACCCGCGCCACCCCTCGTACGCCGCGTCCACGGCCGGGCCGGGCAGCGCGGACTCCAGTGCCGTGCCCGCGGCGGAGCGGGCCGCCGCCCAGTCGTCCCCGTGCACGGCCGCCGGGTCCGCGGACAGGGCTCCGTAGGCCTCCAGCCAGCTGAACTCCGCACCCGCCTCC
Encoded proteins:
- a CDS encoding dihydrofolate reductase; protein product: MSVGLIWAQSLDGVIGADNGIPWRLPEDMAHFKATTLGHPVVMGRKTWDSLPARFRPLAGRRNIVVTRDPDWAAEGAERAGSIDEALELAAARPEATARTASCWVIGGGEVYRAALAHAVRLSVTEVDTQVIGDTHAPELDPAWTVAEDGGWQSSVTGLRYRIRTYAR